The following proteins are encoded in a genomic region of Anabas testudineus chromosome 13, fAnaTes1.2, whole genome shotgun sequence:
- the LOC113147748 gene encoding uncharacterized protein LOC113147748 isoform X3 produces the protein MGTFSSSESAAPIQIHGEIGGNVTFPCSVDNQRTVRLFYFQRGSTFVNGYHAFKDMPHDTKPWENTEVNRSENMVHMYRLNTSHSGDYQCHIQYSDTKNTVTIDIRLSVTANYSKPTVITSCEDGGLSCLVTCASHGGYPQTKMKFDVNVNRNSSSRMWRVLNNSEVPDPANKMFNSSSTAQFNCSNGELKFLSCSVGEIISDTFSVCNHVHNTVTPYSPYVIVAVVVCLMVGVLIVMGVWLRHKYKKRQTGAVEGRVNTCTEEVTFLNELTRKETS, from the exons ATGGGGACCTTTTCTAGCTCAG AAAGTGCTGCTCCCATTCAAATCCATGGGGAGATTGGTGGAAATGTGACTTTTCCTTGCTCTGTTGACAATCAAAGGACAGTTCGTTTATTCTACTTTCAAAGGGGCAGCACATTTGTGAATGGCTACCATGCATTCAAAGATATGCCACACGATACCAAACCATGGGAAAACACAGAAGTGAACCGCAGTGAGAACATGGTGCACATGTACAGACTGAACACCTCACACAGTGGGGACTATCAGTGCCATATCCAGTACAGTGACACTAAAAATACTGTTACAATTGACATACGCCTAAGTGTCACAG CCAACTACAGCAAACCTACAGTTATCACGTCCTGTGAAGACGGTGGCTTGAGTTGCCTGGTGACATGTGCCTCACATGGCGGGTACCCACAGACCAAGATGAAGTTTGATGTAAACGTGAACAGGAATTCAAGCAGTCGGATGTGGAGGGTTTTGAACAACAGTGAAGTGCCTGATCCAGCCAACAAGATGTTCAATAGCTCCAGCACAGCACAGTTCAACTGCTCCAATGGAGAACTGAAGTTTCTTAGCTGCTCTGTGGGAGAAATCATCTCAGACACATTCTCAGTCT GTAATCACGTGCACAACACTGTTACGCCATACAGTCCGTATGTGATAGTAGCAGTAGTTGTTTGTCTCATGGTGGGTGTCCTCATTGTTATGGGGGTATGGCTGCGTCATAAATacaagaaaagacagacag GTGCAGTAGAGGGAAGagtaaacacatgcacaga GGAGGTAACGTTTCTTAATGAACttacaagaaaagaaacatcttGA
- the LOC113147748 gene encoding uncharacterized protein LOC113147748 isoform X2: protein MASNCNLKYFQLWLLVLVSTGMGTFSSSESAAPIQIHGEIGGNVTFPCSVDNQRTVRLFYFQRGSTFVNGYHAFKDMPHDTKPWENTEVNRSENMVHMYRLNTSHSGDYQCHIQYSDTKNTVTIDIRLSVTANYSKPTVITSCEDGGLSCLVTCASHGGYPQTKMKFDVNVNRNSSSRMWRVLNNSEVPDPANKMFNSSSTAQFNCSNGELKFLSCSVGEIISDTFSVCNHVHNTVTPYSPYVIVAVVVCLMVGVLIVMGVWLRHKYKKRQTGAVEGRVNTCTEEVTFLNELTRKETS, encoded by the exons GCATCCAATTGCAACCTGAAGTATTTTCA GCTCTGGCTGCTGGTTCTGGTTTCGACTGGAATGGGGACCTTTTCTAGCTCAG AAAGTGCTGCTCCCATTCAAATCCATGGGGAGATTGGTGGAAATGTGACTTTTCCTTGCTCTGTTGACAATCAAAGGACAGTTCGTTTATTCTACTTTCAAAGGGGCAGCACATTTGTGAATGGCTACCATGCATTCAAAGATATGCCACACGATACCAAACCATGGGAAAACACAGAAGTGAACCGCAGTGAGAACATGGTGCACATGTACAGACTGAACACCTCACACAGTGGGGACTATCAGTGCCATATCCAGTACAGTGACACTAAAAATACTGTTACAATTGACATACGCCTAAGTGTCACAG CCAACTACAGCAAACCTACAGTTATCACGTCCTGTGAAGACGGTGGCTTGAGTTGCCTGGTGACATGTGCCTCACATGGCGGGTACCCACAGACCAAGATGAAGTTTGATGTAAACGTGAACAGGAATTCAAGCAGTCGGATGTGGAGGGTTTTGAACAACAGTGAAGTGCCTGATCCAGCCAACAAGATGTTCAATAGCTCCAGCACAGCACAGTTCAACTGCTCCAATGGAGAACTGAAGTTTCTTAGCTGCTCTGTGGGAGAAATCATCTCAGACACATTCTCAGTCT GTAATCACGTGCACAACACTGTTACGCCATACAGTCCGTATGTGATAGTAGCAGTAGTTGTTTGTCTCATGGTGGGTGTCCTCATTGTTATGGGGGTATGGCTGCGTCATAAATacaagaaaagacagacag GTGCAGTAGAGGGAAGagtaaacacatgcacaga GGAGGTAACGTTTCTTAATGAACttacaagaaaagaaacatcttGA
- the LOC113147748 gene encoding uncharacterized protein LOC113147748 isoform X1 — protein sequence MKIHICFFFEQASNCNLKYFQLWLLVLVSTGMGTFSSSESAAPIQIHGEIGGNVTFPCSVDNQRTVRLFYFQRGSTFVNGYHAFKDMPHDTKPWENTEVNRSENMVHMYRLNTSHSGDYQCHIQYSDTKNTVTIDIRLSVTANYSKPTVITSCEDGGLSCLVTCASHGGYPQTKMKFDVNVNRNSSSRMWRVLNNSEVPDPANKMFNSSSTAQFNCSNGELKFLSCSVGEIISDTFSVCNHVHNTVTPYSPYVIVAVVVCLMVGVLIVMGVWLRHKYKKRQTGAVEGRVNTCTEEVTFLNELTRKETS from the exons atgaaaatacacatttgttttttctttgaacaGGCATCCAATTGCAACCTGAAGTATTTTCA GCTCTGGCTGCTGGTTCTGGTTTCGACTGGAATGGGGACCTTTTCTAGCTCAG AAAGTGCTGCTCCCATTCAAATCCATGGGGAGATTGGTGGAAATGTGACTTTTCCTTGCTCTGTTGACAATCAAAGGACAGTTCGTTTATTCTACTTTCAAAGGGGCAGCACATTTGTGAATGGCTACCATGCATTCAAAGATATGCCACACGATACCAAACCATGGGAAAACACAGAAGTGAACCGCAGTGAGAACATGGTGCACATGTACAGACTGAACACCTCACACAGTGGGGACTATCAGTGCCATATCCAGTACAGTGACACTAAAAATACTGTTACAATTGACATACGCCTAAGTGTCACAG CCAACTACAGCAAACCTACAGTTATCACGTCCTGTGAAGACGGTGGCTTGAGTTGCCTGGTGACATGTGCCTCACATGGCGGGTACCCACAGACCAAGATGAAGTTTGATGTAAACGTGAACAGGAATTCAAGCAGTCGGATGTGGAGGGTTTTGAACAACAGTGAAGTGCCTGATCCAGCCAACAAGATGTTCAATAGCTCCAGCACAGCACAGTTCAACTGCTCCAATGGAGAACTGAAGTTTCTTAGCTGCTCTGTGGGAGAAATCATCTCAGACACATTCTCAGTCT GTAATCACGTGCACAACACTGTTACGCCATACAGTCCGTATGTGATAGTAGCAGTAGTTGTTTGTCTCATGGTGGGTGTCCTCATTGTTATGGGGGTATGGCTGCGTCATAAATacaagaaaagacagacag GTGCAGTAGAGGGAAGagtaaacacatgcacaga GGAGGTAACGTTTCTTAATGAACttacaagaaaagaaacatcttGA